From one Bacteroides intestinalis DSM 17393 genomic stretch:
- a CDS encoding HAD family hydrolase encodes MIKLVAFDLDGTIGNTLPMCIQAFKKATQPYIGHELSDEEMVHTFGLNEKGMIGCVVDEPYRQQALNDFYVIYKELHQEMCPTPFEGIRELIALLKQKGIIVALITGKGINSCDITLKQFNMKDSFAKVITGNAERNIKSEALKELLHDYHLAANEIVYVGDALSDIMECRKANVMCLSAAWSIPQNEVTALENSNPKNVFYSISSLFKYLNIKT; translated from the coding sequence ATGATTAAATTAGTCGCTTTCGATTTGGACGGCACGATAGGCAATACCTTGCCGATGTGCATACAGGCTTTCAAGAAAGCCACACAACCATATATCGGACATGAATTGTCGGATGAAGAAATGGTTCATACTTTTGGTTTAAATGAAAAAGGTATGATTGGGTGTGTCGTTGATGAACCCTATCGGCAACAGGCATTGAATGACTTTTATGTGATTTATAAGGAATTGCATCAAGAAATGTGTCCGACACCTTTTGAGGGAATACGTGAGTTGATAGCCTTGTTAAAGCAAAAGGGTATCATTGTGGCACTTATCACCGGAAAGGGGATAAATAGTTGTGATATAACCTTAAAGCAATTCAATATGAAGGATTCTTTTGCAAAAGTCATTACGGGAAACGCAGAAAGGAACATCAAGTCGGAAGCATTGAAAGAACTCTTGCATGATTATCATTTGGCTGCAAATGAAATTGTATATGTCGGGGATGCACTTTCAGATATAATGGAGTGCAGGAAAGCCAATGTGATGTGTCTGTCTGCCGCTTGGAGTATTCCACAAAATGAAGTGACAGCCTTAGAAAACAGTAACCCTAAAAATGTGTTTTATTCGATATCGTCCTTATTCAAATATCTTAATATAAAAACATGA
- a CDS encoding pyridoxamine 5'-phosphate oxidase family protein has protein sequence MKQRICQSCGMSMPTDDLLGTHGNGCLCTEYCCHCFQKGFFTNNSLEEQIELNTQPESLAAFNEASGSNFTKEEAIEGLRKFLPTLKRWMPIRQQAEWVLEQCGYITLSTISENGYPRPVAIDLLRHTDISTLWMTTALSTEKVKHIRQNSKAGVCFVHEADSVTLTGKIEILTDAETRQTFWQDYMLHYFPQGVNDPDYCILCFHTEEAVLWIDRKFERIVL, from the coding sequence ATGAAACAGAGAATTTGCCAAAGTTGTGGCATGTCTATGCCCACTGATGATTTGTTAGGAACTCACGGTAACGGATGTTTGTGTACTGAATATTGCTGCCACTGCTTCCAAAAAGGATTTTTCACCAACAATTCATTGGAGGAACAAATCGAACTGAATACCCAACCCGAAAGTCTGGCTGCATTTAACGAAGCGTCAGGAAGTAATTTTACCAAAGAAGAAGCTATCGAAGGACTACGTAAGTTCCTGCCTACGCTTAAACGCTGGATGCCTATCAGACAGCAGGCTGAATGGGTACTTGAACAATGCGGCTACATCACACTTTCCACTATCAGTGAAAATGGTTATCCTCGCCCGGTAGCTATCGACCTATTGCGCCATACCGATATATCAACTTTATGGATGACAACAGCCTTATCCACAGAAAAGGTAAAACATATCAGACAAAATTCAAAAGCCGGAGTTTGCTTTGTTCACGAAGCAGACAGTGTTACTCTAACCGGAAAAATAGAAATACTTACTGATGCGGAAACCCGTCAGACCTTTTGGCAAGATTATATGCTACACTATTTCCCGCAAGGTGTAAACGACCCGGATTATTGCATTCTTTGTTTCCATACGGAAGAAGCAGTTTTGTGGATAGACAGGAAATTTGAGCGCATCGTGTTATAA
- a CDS encoding GyrI-like domain-containing protein, producing MDIDNEKKYCQSCGMPLDIEGISEYGTNSDGTLNQEFCSCCLNSGKYLFDFSMEYLIYLWGLFPDSYNQIAGTNYKSEELRNVLSDRLPNLKRWKQKINTAHIHYALIINVQEYINRHLFEDLNSDNLSHIACMSIYHFRRVFKDVVGENVGDYIQRLRLEYIAFKLISTNTRVSELLEQINFHNKHTLSRAFKKHFQMSIPAFRKTYSSVAYENKIIKQPDCSIKRIKEFKVAYLKFERTHRNKQAYSTLWGQIIEFAKKYNLTDKGFKYVSISLDSLDITEIDKCRFLIGITVPYSMEVPKGFGTLNIQAGLYSVFNIKGGNHELNKIYRNVYLDWLPNSKYRLREQMTFEIYANTPNKTSTDELVTEIYLPIETKQKIK from the coding sequence ATGGATATAGATAACGAAAAGAAATATTGCCAAAGTTGTGGTATGCCATTAGACATTGAGGGTATTTCAGAATATGGAACAAATTCTGATGGTACACTCAATCAGGAATTTTGTTCCTGTTGTTTAAACTCCGGCAAATATCTTTTTGATTTCTCAATGGAATACCTCATTTATCTTTGGGGGCTTTTCCCCGATTCCTATAATCAAATTGCAGGTACTAATTATAAAAGCGAGGAATTAAGAAATGTTTTATCCGACAGATTGCCTAATCTAAAGCGGTGGAAGCAAAAAATAAACACTGCCCATATACACTATGCCCTTATAATAAATGTTCAGGAATATATCAATCGGCATTTATTTGAGGACTTAAACTCTGACAATTTATCTCATATCGCTTGTATGTCGATATATCACTTTCGGAGAGTATTCAAAGATGTTGTAGGAGAGAATGTCGGTGATTATATTCAGAGGTTAAGGTTGGAATATATTGCTTTCAAACTTATTTCAACAAATACAAGGGTATCGGAACTGCTTGAACAGATAAATTTTCACAATAAACATACTTTATCAAGGGCATTTAAAAAGCATTTTCAAATGTCTATCCCTGCTTTCAGGAAAACATATTCAAGTGTTGCTTATGAAAACAAAATTATAAAACAGCCTGACTGTTCAATAAAGAGGATTAAAGAATTCAAAGTTGCATATTTGAAATTTGAGCGAACACATAGAAATAAGCAAGCATATTCTACTTTGTGGGGGCAGATAATAGAATTTGCCAAGAAATACAATCTGACAGATAAAGGTTTCAAATACGTTAGTATCAGTTTGGATAGTCTTGATATTACGGAAATAGATAAATGCCGATTTTTGATAGGGATAACTGTTCCTTATTCAATGGAAGTCCCTAAAGGTTTTGGGACTTTGAACATACAAGCAGGGTTATATTCTGTATTTAATATAAAAGGGGGCAACCATGAATTAAATAAAATTTACCGGAATGTTTACCTTGATTGGCTACCAAATAGCAAGTACCGTCTAAGAGAACAAATGACCTTTGAAATATATGCCAATACTCCCAATAAAACAAGCACGGATGAATTGGTTACAGAAATTTATTTACCCATTGAAACAAAACAAAAGATAAAATGA
- a CDS encoding RteC domain-containing protein, whose protein sequence is MKEVVDRILEQVEADISEIDLYGYNIIKTSLSMVHRLQTVLNDLRTKIQTYVFLTKEDEILFFKTQKPEILGRLLFFYKIYKIETQCPNGSDEAIRNYINRELDNLTYFFNRNLDFYQYYRSHSTVYDEYYFVRGKADLRLCTDSAQFDKDPNFSTGYDYKVAKIIANEMLRIYLNKRLVKLGTNNQIEDYLQKCFKYPFRFTGKKAYLIELGYSLVSSGDINNGNVEIKEMMNFLSMIFHIDLGDYYASYIAMKERKDRTAYLHHLIDSLIKRMNEDDMKC, encoded by the coding sequence ATGAAAGAGGTAGTAGATAGGATATTAGAGCAAGTAGAGGCTGATATTTCGGAAATCGACCTCTACGGTTATAATATTATCAAAACTTCTCTTTCAATGGTACATAGGCTGCAAACAGTTCTTAATGATTTGAGAACGAAAATACAGACTTATGTATTTCTAACCAAAGAGGATGAAATCTTATTTTTCAAGACACAGAAACCGGAGATACTCGGGCGGTTGTTATTTTTCTATAAGATATACAAGATTGAAACGCAATGCCCTAATGGTAGCGATGAAGCAATTAGAAATTATATCAATCGGGAACTGGATAATCTGACTTATTTCTTCAATCGCAATTTGGACTTTTACCAATATTACCGTTCACATTCCACTGTGTACGATGAATATTACTTTGTACGTGGAAAAGCTGATTTGCGGTTATGTACTGATAGCGCACAGTTTGACAAAGACCCTAATTTCTCAACCGGATATGATTATAAAGTGGCAAAGATTATCGCCAATGAAATGCTACGTATCTACCTGAATAAACGATTGGTGAAACTGGGAACTAATAATCAGATAGAAGACTATTTACAGAAATGCTTCAAATATCCGTTCCGTTTTACAGGCAAAAAGGCATATCTTATCGAACTGGGATATTCGCTTGTATCTTCGGGCGACATAAACAATGGCAATGTGGAGATAAAAGAAATGATGAATTTCCTTAGCATGATATTCCATATTGATTTAGGGGATTATTACGCTTCTTATATAGCTATGAAAGAGAGAAAAGACCGAACGGCATATCTTCATCATCTTATAGATAGTCTGATTAAGCGGATGAACGAGGATGATATGAAATGTTAG
- a CDS encoding AraC family transcriptional regulator: MYKEYSPCSVLAPFIYHFWEYKGETRSGLKFNIPPHGCSDFVFIVGNATDCIRNGLIMRPYHSYFFGPMNTFTELVAHTNFIHIIGVRFRPCGLFRFIDIPLNELINQGIDSHEFPVLFSQSFIYQLCESNQNPIDAIEHELVRQVYKNNTDTEKQISYAVSLISRQKGIVSIKELATEACLGLRQFERKFKFYTGYSPKEYSRIVKFWNAIHLLKSNTSFDNFLSVAIQAGYYDTPHLYREVKRLSGNTPNAFLSLSTNEKVEVLHIEL; the protein is encoded by the coding sequence ATGTATAAAGAATATTCCCCATGTAGCGTATTAGCTCCTTTTATCTATCACTTTTGGGAATATAAAGGAGAAACAAGGAGTGGATTGAAATTCAACATTCCACCTCATGGTTGTTCTGACTTTGTTTTTATCGTGGGCAATGCCACAGATTGCATCAGGAATGGCCTGATAATGAGACCTTATCATTCCTATTTCTTTGGACCGATGAATACATTTACGGAATTGGTTGCTCACACAAACTTCATTCATATTATAGGGGTACGTTTTCGTCCGTGTGGACTTTTTCGATTTATAGATATTCCACTAAACGAATTGATAAATCAAGGGATTGACAGCCATGAATTTCCAGTTCTTTTTAGTCAATCTTTCATATATCAACTCTGCGAATCCAATCAAAATCCAATTGATGCTATTGAACATGAATTGGTTAGACAAGTGTACAAAAACAACACGGATACAGAAAAGCAAATATCTTATGCTGTTTCCTTGATTAGTAGGCAGAAAGGTATTGTTTCGATTAAAGAATTGGCAACAGAAGCATGCTTAGGCCTACGACAATTTGAGCGCAAGTTTAAATTTTATACAGGTTATTCGCCCAAAGAATATAGTCGAATCGTCAAGTTTTGGAACGCTATTCACCTTTTAAAATCCAATACTTCATTCGATAACTTTTTGTCTGTTGCTATCCAAGCGGGATATTATGATACACCGCACCTATATAGGGAAGTAAAAAGGCTTTCAGGCAATACTCCTAATGCATTTCTTTCACTTTCAACAAATGAAAAAGTAGAAGTGTTGCATATTGAATTATAG
- a CDS encoding helix-turn-helix domain-containing protein, producing MEIITFESKAYKELDNKITAIADYIFNHLDENKTDEDEIWVDSYEVCTFLKISDRTLQRLRAAGMISYSDIKGHYFYKIKEVKRMLEERLIKRDKECINELITNHQKYVKERRNSKQDK from the coding sequence ATGGAGATTATAACATTTGAGTCAAAAGCCTATAAAGAACTTGACAACAAGATTACCGCTATTGCCGATTACATTTTCAATCATTTGGACGAAAACAAGACCGATGAAGATGAAATTTGGGTGGACAGTTACGAAGTATGTACTTTCTTGAAAATCAGTGACCGAACCCTGCAACGCCTGCGGGCGGCAGGGATGATTTCTTACTCCGACATCAAGGGGCATTACTTCTATAAGATTAAGGAAGTCAAACGAATGTTGGAAGAACGCCTGATTAAGCGTGACAAGGAGTGTATAAACGAACTGATAACCAATCATCAGAAATATGTTAAGGAAAGAAGAAATTCTAAGCAGGACAAATAA
- a CDS encoding bifunctional DNA primase/helicase translates to MLRKEEILSRTNNGLLVFKHYLPGDWRIGRHFLNPLYQDRKASCNIYFDRHSDMYKMKDFGNDNYSGDCFSFVGQLKGLDCNRAADFVEILEIIDRDLGLGLGLAAGTSIAIPTTVNNRNAADKTEETPKKPVKPYQFREQKFPLAELMYWQQYGITPELLERYKVCSLREYNSETVDGKPYAYVSSVTEPMYGYKGKQYIKLYRPFSAPRFLYGGSFGESYCFGLEQLPAKGDTLFITGGEKDVLSLAAHGFHAICFNSETVTVPPTVVYRLTFRFKHIVLLYDTDKTGSESARKQEKLLEEFGVKRLLLPLPGTKEEKDISDYFKAGNTREDFLKLFIDFLDNLYSDTLIMLKSCEIDFNNPPAKAQEIISAGDVPLGTQGNLFGITGGEGTGKSNYVAAIVAGCICPAGTEVDTLGIQITANGRHKAVLLYDTEQSEVQLFKNVSNLLARAKQPDKPDELKAFCLTGMSRKERLNAIVQSMDKFYYQYGGIQLVVIDGIADLVKSANDEAESVVVIDELYRLAGIYNTCILCVLHFVPNGLKLRGHLGSELQRKAATILSIEKDEEPTQSVVKALKVRDGSPLDVPLMLFAWDKKAGMHVYKGEKPREEKEKRKERELVNVARDIFGRQTHITYIDLCEQLQQVLDVKERTAKSYIRFMRERDIIIKDPSNQSYFMIGLI, encoded by the coding sequence ATGTTAAGGAAAGAAGAAATTCTAAGCAGGACAAATAACGGTCTGCTCGTTTTTAAACATTACTTACCCGGTGACTGGCGTATAGGCAGACATTTTCTTAACCCGCTCTATCAGGACAGGAAAGCATCGTGTAATATCTATTTTGACCGCCATAGCGATATGTACAAGATGAAAGACTTCGGTAACGACAATTACAGCGGCGACTGCTTTTCCTTCGTGGGGCAGTTAAAAGGATTGGACTGTAACCGGGCAGCTGACTTTGTGGAGATACTGGAGATTATCGACCGGGATTTGGGGTTGGGACTGGGGTTGGCGGCAGGAACTTCGATAGCTATTCCTACAACAGTAAATAATCGGAATGCGGCAGACAAAACCGAAGAAACACCCAAAAAACCAGTCAAGCCCTACCAGTTCCGGGAACAGAAGTTTCCGCTTGCAGAACTGATGTACTGGCAACAATATGGCATCACGCCCGAACTGCTGGAGCGTTACAAGGTCTGTTCACTCCGGGAGTATAACAGCGAAACGGTAGATGGAAAACCATACGCCTATGTTTCATCGGTGACAGAACCCATGTATGGTTACAAGGGCAAACAGTATATCAAACTGTACCGTCCGTTCTCCGCTCCCCGCTTCCTTTATGGCGGTAGTTTCGGCGAAAGCTACTGCTTCGGGCTGGAGCAACTGCCAGCCAAAGGTGATACCCTGTTTATCACGGGCGGCGAAAAAGACGTGCTTTCTTTGGCGGCACATGGATTTCACGCTATCTGCTTCAACAGTGAAACGGTGACTGTTCCGCCCACGGTGGTTTATCGGCTGACATTCCGCTTCAAGCATATTGTATTGCTCTATGATACGGACAAGACAGGCAGTGAAAGCGCACGTAAGCAGGAAAAACTATTGGAAGAATTTGGCGTGAAACGTCTGCTCCTGCCGCTTCCGGGGACGAAAGAGGAAAAGGATATTTCCGACTACTTCAAAGCCGGGAACACCCGTGAAGATTTCCTGAAACTGTTTATCGATTTTTTAGACAACCTATATAGTGATACATTGATTATGCTAAAATCGTGCGAGATAGATTTCAACAACCCGCCCGCCAAAGCGCAAGAGATTATTTCGGCGGGTGACGTTCCGTTAGGAACACAAGGCAACCTGTTCGGCATCACCGGAGGCGAGGGAACGGGCAAGAGCAATTATGTAGCCGCAATTGTGGCAGGCTGCATCTGCCCGGCTGGTACGGAAGTAGATACGCTGGGAATACAGATAACCGCCAACGGCAGACACAAGGCGGTCTTGCTCTATGACACCGAACAGTCGGAAGTGCAACTGTTCAAGAATGTAAGCAACCTACTGGCACGAGCCAAGCAGCCGGACAAACCCGATGAACTGAAAGCGTTCTGCCTGACGGGTATGTCACGCAAAGAACGCCTAAACGCCATTGTGCAGAGCATGGATAAATTCTACTACCAGTACGGCGGCATCCAGTTGGTCGTCATTGACGGCATCGCCGACCTTGTAAAGAGTGCCAACGATGAAGCGGAAAGCGTGGTGGTGATAGATGAACTCTATCGGCTGGCGGGCATCTATAACACGTGTATTCTTTGTGTGCTGCACTTCGTCCCTAACGGATTAAAGTTACGTGGGCATTTGGGTAGCGAATTGCAACGCAAGGCGGCTACCATCCTTTCAATAGAGAAAGACGAAGAACCCACGCAGTCGGTAGTGAAAGCCCTGAAAGTAAGGGACGGAAGCCCGCTGGACGTTCCTCTGATGCTTTTTGCGTGGGACAAGAAAGCCGGGATGCACGTGTACAAGGGGGAAAAGCCCCGTGAGGAAAAGGAGAAGCGCAAGGAAAGGGAACTGGTGAACGTAGCCCGTGACATCTTCGGGCGACAGACACATATCACCTACATAGACCTTTGCGAACAGTTGCAGCAGGTCTTGGACGTAAAGGAGCGTACTGCCAAAAGCTACATCCGATTTATGCGTGAACGGGACATTATCATCAAAGACCCGTCCAACCAAAGTTATTTTATGATTGGTTTAATTTAA
- a CDS encoding helix-turn-helix domain-containing protein codes for MYIDKDVFTVWMERIMDRFDMQDKKIDRVIKGRNCLDGEELLDNQDLCLLLKVAPRTLTRYRKKGILPFLMLDGRCYYRATDVHKLIREKTD; via the coding sequence ATGTATATAGATAAAGACGTTTTTACCGTATGGATGGAACGTATCATGGATAGGTTCGACATGCAGGACAAGAAGATAGACCGGGTAATAAAAGGACGTAATTGTTTGGACGGGGAAGAACTGCTGGATAATCAGGACTTGTGCCTGCTTCTGAAAGTAGCTCCCCGAACACTGACCCGTTACCGAAAAAAGGGAATACTCCCTTTCCTTATGCTGGATGGCAGGTGTTATTACCGTGCTACGGACGTACACAAGTTAATCCGGGAAAAAACCGATTAA
- a CDS encoding dihydrofolate reductase family protein, with amino-acid sequence MKHLKTCIAVSLDGFIATKDNELDWMPENVKKEISEAYEQPGVLLAGVNTYTYIFEHWGGWPYKSKKTFVVSHYDTNVSEKENVSFLTDMPLRAVNELKSSSETDIQVIGGGKFITSLIEASLLDEITLYIIPVMLGNGIKFIGKTFGSKWELTQNKILDNQVVCLTYQYKGE; translated from the coding sequence ATGAAACATTTAAAAACTTGTATTGCCGTTTCTCTTGATGGTTTCATAGCCACAAAGGATAATGAATTGGACTGGATGCCTGAAAACGTCAAAAAGGAAATTTCGGAAGCCTATGAACAGCCGGGTGTATTGCTTGCCGGAGTTAATACCTATACCTATATTTTTGAACATTGGGGCGGATGGCCGTACAAAAGCAAAAAAACTTTTGTAGTGTCCCACTACGATACCAATGTGTCGGAAAAGGAGAATGTAAGCTTTCTTACTGATATGCCATTACGTGCGGTCAATGAACTTAAATCAAGTTCGGAAACCGATATTCAGGTTATCGGCGGCGGTAAGTTCATAACATCCCTGATTGAAGCGTCCTTGCTTGATGAAATAACGCTATATATTATCCCGGTCATGCTGGGGAACGGTATCAAGTTTATAGGTAAAACTTTCGGGTCGAAGTGGGAACTGACCCAAAACAAGATACTGGATAATCAGGTCGTTTGCCTGACCTACCAGTATAAAGGAGAATGA